The following is a genomic window from Pseudomonadota bacterium.
GTGGGCTCAGGATAGGCGGCGGCGGCGGTCTGGGCCCCAAGCCGTGATGAGCCAGAATGCGGCCGATGTCGTCTGCGGTGAGCGCCACCTGGGTGATGCGCATGCGGCCTTGGCACTTGGGGCAGACGGTGACGTCGGCCTTGAACACTCGCTTGAGCAGCCAGGCCCACGGATGTCGGCCGGGCGAACTTGGCGCTGGCTCAGGGTCAGCGGGTGCGGCGGGCCTTTGGCCGGTTTTGTCGAACAGGAGCAGTTGCTCGGGCAGGTCGAGCTCGGGGTCAGGGGCACGCACAGGGACGATCTGAGGCCGCAGGGTTGCATTGGGGGCGAAGACGCCGTGAAAGCGCGTCAGGTGGAAGTACGGCGGCGGCACCAGGGCGCACAGGCGGGCGATGAGGTCCATGGGACTGAGCACGATGGCTCGGGTTCCGTCGGACCAGGGGGTCTTGAGCGCGAGGCGCAGCTTGCCGTCAGCGAGCTCGCTCAAGCGCTCGTGGCTCAACGGTGGCCGGGCAAGGTATCGGCACAGTCGCTCGAGTTGCTTTCGGTCCCGGCCATCGACGACGCGCTCGGCATGAACATTGACCCCGCGCACCTCGGCGACGAGCGCTGCGTGTGCAGCGTGCTTGCGCGCCTTGGTCGTGCCGAGCAAGCGCAGGGCAGGCTTTCCGGGGTGCTCGTCGAGCAGTTGCCGGCCGCTCGTGGCGGCCTGGTAGCACGAAGCCAGCGCCGGGTAGTCGAGCCACAGCTGCTCGTCGCCGTGCTCGGTCGGCTCGTCCAAGTAGCGGCCGTGCTGTTCGAGCACGCGCTCGATGCGCGCGGCGGTGCGCGTTGCAACGTCGGTAACGTCGCCCACAGTCGGCTCGGGCAGCGTCTGAAAGCGCAGCTCGCCCTCCTCATCGCGCACGTATACGCCGTCGAGCGCCAAGGTGTGCCCATGTACGTTGAGCCGCAAGGCACTATCAAAACGCTGTACAAACGTGATGGTGCCTGTAAACGCATCGGCTACCGAAGCGAGGCCGAGCTGTCGTTTGGCCCGCCGCTTGTAGCTGCGCATCAGCTCGGTCGCAAAGGCCGTCATGACCTCGCTGCACAGTCGGCTGTCGTAGCCAAGCACGCTGCGAAGCTGCCACGGCAGCGAGCACACCCACTGCCTGACGGGAGCATCGAACGGCAGCACCGAGTCGACCAAGTGTGCGGCCGTGTCGTTCATTCTTCGGCCGCAACAGCTGGGGCAAAACCCGCGGTGCTTGCAGCTGAAGCCGACCAAGCGCTCGAACCCACACTCGCGGCAGGACGCCGTCACGCAGCCATGCTCCAAGATTCCACACGTGAGGTAATCCTCGAACTCGCGCGTGACGAACGCGGGCAACCCGCCGTGCTCCTCACAACGCTGGGCGAAGCGCGGCCAGTGCGCCGCCAGCGTCTGGTAGAGCAGGGTCTGCTCGGGCTGCCGGCGCTCGTAGCCGGTCGCCGGGGCCGGCAGGGGGACATGGGCCACATGCGGCATCGCTCCGCGGCATGCAGCAAGCCCAGGGCCGGCCTTCTTGCGCAGCAATCATTGGGTTTTCAGGATTCAACCGGCGGCGAGCGCCGGCGAACGGCGGCGGTTACGTCGGGCAGGGCCTCGACCAGTGGCGTACGCTCCAAGTCGGCGACGTCCGGGACCGGCCCCCACGACCCGCTCCCGTCCTCCAAGGTCGCGTTTGGCGCTAGTGTCCTGCGTCCCTGATTTCGTACATGAAAGTCGACCCCTGAGTGGCGGCGTCGATTGATTCCCTTCAGCGCCTCTGCTAGTTGCCCGCTACGTGCCCGCTGCGTGCGACGACCCCAACAGTCGAGATCCGTACGACGCTATCGTTGTCGGCAGTGGTCCGGGTGGTGCCATGGCGGCGTATAGCCTCGTGATGGCCGGACATCGTGTCTTGATGCTTGAGCGGGGCGACTGGCCGGAGCGCGGGCCGCACAACTGGGAGAGCGCCGGCTCGGGCGAGCTCAATCCGTG
Proteins encoded in this region:
- a CDS encoding transposase, whose protein sequence is MPHVAHVPLPAPATGYERRQPEQTLLYQTLAAHWPRFAQRCEEHGGLPAFVTREFEDYLTCGILEHGCVTASCRECGFERLVGFSCKHRGFCPSCCGRRMNDTAAHLVDSVLPFDAPVRQWVCSLPWQLRSVLGYDSRLCSEVMTAFATELMRSYKRRAKRQLGLASVADAFTGTITFVQRFDSALRLNVHGHTLALDGVYVRDEEGELRFQTLPEPTVGDVTDVATRTAARIERVLEQHGRYLDEPTEHGDEQLWLDYPALASCYQAATSGRQLLDEHPGKPALRLLGTTKARKHAAHAALVAEVRGVNVHAERVVDGRDRKQLERLCRYLARPPLSHERLSELADGKLRLALKTPWSDGTRAIVLSPMDLIARLCALVPPPYFHLTRFHGVFAPNATLRPQIVPVRAPDPELDLPEQLLLFDKTGQRPAAPADPEPAPSSPGRHPWAWLLKRVFKADVTVCPKCQGRMRITQVALTADDIGRILAHHGLGPRPPPPPILSP